GATAAACTCTAACATTATAAACCATGTATGCAGGTAGACAAAAAAATCGTGACATTGGAGTAATAAAGGTTGCTATCAACATTTTTTACGCTAAATTCAGTTATTGCTTTTCTTTggtttttaataatattttaagaaattgtCAAATTGATATCAAATCTTGCCGACCTGACTTACGTTTCTTCTCTGAGTGATTACGGGGATAAACCTTTGTTCATCTTTGACCACAGTATGTTGAACttttataatagatataagaagatgtggtatgagtgccgataaGACAACTCTATaccaaacagcaaactataaagggccccaaaaatgactagtgtaaagtCAACAGGGAAAAcagcggtctaatctatataaaatacgaGAAACagttatgaaccacatcaacaaatgacaatcactaaacatcaggttcctgacatATGACAGGTGTAAACGAATGCAACGGGGTTGCACGTTTAAAATGGTAGTAACCTTCACCCTTACTTGAAACTATAGTGTAatgtcacaacatagaaagacacactatgaaatatcaattgaacTGGCTTAAGTCAACCAAAAGACATATCAACACAAGTGAACGAATAAATTGATCTATGATGTAAACAAATTGTCTATTCGTTGTTGATATGAGTTTTGGGGAGGGTTTGGCATCGTTACATGTAGACCACATATTTTGTCCCTCTCAAAAATACTAGTCagctctaaaaaaaaaaaaataaccaaatagcCTAAAATGTTCCATTTAAACCAAGTCTTGCAAATGGATTGATCTGAATCAGTGCATGAATTTGGCAGTAATAAACTTTTCAAACAGTTGTCAAACTTTAATGCTGTATGATTTCTGTTATATTAGGTAAACCAGCTATGCAAATGATGGAGGAACTACACAAAAATGGAATCAATATATCGATAGAGTCaagtaagtttttattttataattgcaTCATATTTGGTGTATATGTAAATTCATAACATAAATATTTCACAAGCATAATTTGAAGCAAGTCCGTAATATTGTTATTgtattcatatcaattcatatcaaataaacaaaatttaaaaagtaatgAACTCCAAATACCTCAATGTTTTACCTGAAAATTACCAAAGTTACTTATACCTAAATTTTGGATCGAAGTACAGCGGTGAAGAAAATGTGTTTTCTCTTGATATACATTGTAAGAGCACCGACATAcataattttgacaattttggCTTATTGAGTTTTTAAAAATAGCTTTCTTCGTTCGATTATAAACAAGAGCTAATGGAATAATAAGAGACggcaaatattatataaattacacAGTATGCTAATGATCTAATACGACATATATGGGGTTGTAAATTCAATATGGAGCGATAGCAAAATTTGCTAAGCGATGATTTCGACTTCGCCATGGTGTTCTTAGTTAAATAATcgtccttgtgagcaacaacccaaTATCAAGGAAATCAGGATAGGAAATACAAGACCTGGTATATAGtgtcaactgggagatatatattccgtatgcaagagctgctggaatgttactaTACATATAATTGAAACGTTCACAATTAGGAAGCTGGAATAGTCTCTTTTGTTGTTAGTTATTGTTTTCAACTAACCCTCTTTGTCATTTGCTAAATTAAGTCCAGATATGAGGTCTACCGTAATGTATGTATTGTTTCcctatttaaaattttcaagttCGATGGTATATataggttaaaaaaaagttagatcacaaaaatactgaactccgaggaaaattcaaaacggaaagtccctaatcaaatggcaaaatcaaaggataaaacacctcaaacgaatggacaacaactgttatattggtacaggcattttaaaatatagaaaatggtggattgaacctggctttatagcgctaaacctcttacttttatgacagttgcatcaaaagAACTGTTTTGTGCTTCCATGAAAAACACGATATGTGATAGAATTTGATCAACCCAGTCAccaaatgttttaattatttagtaGTCGACCCTGATCTTTATCGCGATAAGTTAAGAATAATGTACCTATAATAAGCACGGCTTTCTAGTTGATACGATACTTCAAagctttcatttcatttcatgatCTTTGATAGAGAGTGGTTTCTTACAAGGATGCCattgaaccaagagttcaaaGTGGTGAAATGTATTTCTTCGAttttttacggacgtcatcacgagttcaTGAACTGTTATTGttgtatttgatttcaaatattttggccatgagcatcactgaagaaacatgTATGGTTCCGCTCCGTTGAATGAAGTcgaattacaggctttggactgaACATTgaagaaaagtattgttttactGATATTTTGTTCTTAACGCCCTTTTTTATCATGTGAGTCTACAATGATGAGTTAACGCTTGGTTCTGCTCCGCTTATTGATGTCAAAATTTGGGGCTTAGTACGTATGAAAATTTCCCCTCATAAAGATTGTTTAAAGTTGGGTTTTTATTAAGAAAtgtaacacatttattttttattttcaaaatatcctGTTCATTTTATGTAGCATAACCTGTGTCCTATTAGACTTTTCTTCAAGAGGCGCGAAAAATACCagtgggacattcaaacttagaaatcaaaaataaactgacaacgccagacACACAGACAATAgaacacacaacacaacatagacaattaaacacttagcaacacgaaccccaccaacaactcgggggggggggggatctcaAGTGATCCGGGTATCTTACAAATGAAGTTCTGAACCATTTGCAGGCATAACTTATCTGGTGACATGTACGAACATATCATATgctaaaatgttgtttaaaacaATAAGGGACACACATGTTGATGTAATATTGGGACTTTTATTGAAGCAAATAAACTCCTGACAGATAcaaaggattaaaattttgtgtttgcgccatacccgcgtttcgtctacaaaagactcaaaaaaagttcaaaagcaaaattaagtacgaagttgaagagcattgagaaccgaaaattcctaaaacttttgcaaaatacagcttaggtaatcaaGCCCCTGAAATAAATTTAGGAAAAATTGGCCACGTATCACTGCCACAACTCTTTCTGAAAActgtaaataaataatgatactGTAACTTAATGTTTAGACGTTGTCTCTGTTTCTGTTTTTCAGTGATAAATATGTGTATAGCTATTGTTGTTGTGTGTTCACTGACTTTGATACAGTCATTTGTCTCCTTGGTTTTAACCTTAGTGTATAGTTGTAAGCGGTATCCACGAAAAAGACTTGGAGTTGTGGGGAGTATCTCCTTAATTCTTTCGGGTAAGTAAGACGTTTTTCAcaataaattgaaacaatccaaactaaattttgaaacatctatcaaaaaaaaacaaacatttttagtTATTCGTGTTTTTAATTGTGTCTGTATTTTGCAATAATAGTGTAGAagtattttatattctatttgttttcttgtatgtACTTCAGAACTAATTTAGAAACAATATACTTAAGTACTTCCTAtgatttttgataaaacaaaaagcTGTAAGCATATTTATCTGATTCCATATCGCTACGCGCATGTCTATCTAAATGTCAGCGTCAATAAATGGATGACAAAGAAACatcattaaataaaattaaaaaaatttaaatgaaacaatAAAGAATCATAAACCAACTATTACATACATACAAAACACACGGCAACGTTTCAGTCAtgtcaatcaaaattaaattggtcTCTTCCTAAAAAATGAAATCTATTCTATcgaaaagtaattaaaaattttttttatatgcaatcTATTAATGAAATTAATCACTttattgtgcatttttttttaaagatatcgtGATAATCTGATTTACATGTAAATACAGTGACATGTGTTTCTTTGCTTTGCAGGTACAATCAATTTCCTCTTTGTAATCATATATTTAATAATGAATGGACAGTACACGAACATTTTAAGTGCGCAACATCTTGAAGACGCTATGGATTTAGGATTTCCTTATTCGCCTCTGTTATGTATGTTAGGATCtatcatgtattttgtttgtgcCGGTATACTTATTTATCTGACAAAGAATTCAAAAGGACAGTATAATTATGAGATGATGATTATTGATACGTCAACAGGTGGTAGTACGTATATTGCAAAGACATGAATTGTtaaagggtttttttttaattttataatttcttaaagttcttttttaaaagatatcaacTCATATGATATGTGAACAAAGAAATAAGAATCTAACTTTACCTATTCTAATTGTACATgtgatattgttgatattaaaagTAGTGTGACCAAAGCTCAAACAAAAGTTAGAGATACAAGAAAAACGGAAATGATTTTAAGAACTATTTGATACAGGGAAAACACGAAGATGGGTGTGTGCCGATGAAAAGAAAAAAGAGCAGTaatgcaaaatatgaaaagaaaggTCGTT
This genomic window from Mytilus galloprovincialis chromosome 9, xbMytGall1.hap1.1, whole genome shotgun sequence contains:
- the LOC143045740 gene encoding uncharacterized protein LOC143045740 isoform X2, giving the protein MKILKQIIVGTCSASFLMVIIGFATPGWLIFDVDMHKMQELEMKNQPVWMQKQYKERLALMKKDPTKPDMQDLRVTFGPFYMRYCLTMTFGTISTDICVMLSSGNAIELVETMMRNNISGKPAMQMMEELHKNGINISIESMINMCIAIVVVCSLTLIQSFVSLVLTLVYSCKRYPRKRLGVVGSISLILSGTINFLFVIIYLIMNGQYTNILSAQHLEDAMDLGFPYSPLLCMLGSIMYFVCAGILIYLTKNSKGQYNYEMMIIDTSTGGSTYIAKT
- the LOC143045740 gene encoding uncharacterized protein LOC143045740 isoform X1, with the protein product MEGSTTKMKILKQIIVGTCSASFLMVIIGFATPGWLIFDVDMHKMQELEMKNQPVWMQKQYKERLALMKKDPTKPDMQDLRVTFGPFYMRYCLTMTFGTISTDICVMLSSGNAIELVETMMRNNISGKPAMQMMEELHKNGINISIESMINMCIAIVVVCSLTLIQSFVSLVLTLVYSCKRYPRKRLGVVGSISLILSGTINFLFVIIYLIMNGQYTNILSAQHLEDAMDLGFPYSPLLCMLGSIMYFVCAGILIYLTKNSKGQYNYEMMIIDTSTGGSTYIAKT
- the LOC143045740 gene encoding uncharacterized protein LOC143045740 isoform X4; its protein translation is MQKQYKERLALMKKDPTKPDMQDLRVTFGPFYMRYCLTMTFGTISTDICVMLSSGNAIELVETMMRNNISGKPAMQMMEELHKNGINISIESMINMCIAIVVVCSLTLIQSFVSLVLTLVYSCKRYPRKRLGVVGSISLILSGTINFLFVIIYLIMNGQYTNILSAQHLEDAMDLGFPYSPLLCMLGSIMYFVCAGILIYLTKNSKGQYNYEMMIIDTSTGGSTYIAKT
- the LOC143045740 gene encoding uncharacterized protein LOC143045740 isoform X3, which translates into the protein MEGSTTKMKILKQIIVGTCSASFLMVIIGFATPGWLIFDVDMHKMQELEMKNQPVWMQKQYKERLALMKKDPTKPDMQDLRVTFGPFYMRYCLTMTFGTISTDICVMLSSGNAIELVETMMRNNISGKPAMQMMEELHKNGINISIESMYSCKRYPRKRLGVVGSISLILSGTINFLFVIIYLIMNGQYTNILSAQHLEDAMDLGFPYSPLLCMLGSIMYFVCAGILIYLTKNSKGQYNYEMMIIDTSTGGSTYIAKT